TATGCGCAGCCTGTTCGGGGTTGTTAAGCGCCCAAAGCTCCGCCTTGACCAGCGCCTGAATCACCTTGTGCGACCACTCCTGATCGGCAATATCCTTCTCGTTCATGACCGCTACACAACAGGGGTGGTTTTTCCACACGTCGCCCGTGAAGCGCACGATACGACCACCCGCCAGCACTTCACCAGCGGCGTTAAACGGCTCGGCGACGATGTACCCATCGATGGCGTTCGAGGCGATAGCCGTCGGCATGTCCGGCGGAGCCATGACGAACAGGTTGACCTGCTTGCTGCTCAGCGGCGCGGTCTTGCTCTGGATCACCGGTTCGATACCATATTCGCGGGCGATCATCTGCAAAATGATGTTGTGCATCGAATACCAGTAAGGAATGGCGATCTGCTTGCCGCCGAGATCGGCATACGACTTGATGCCGCTCTCTTTGCCGACGGTTATGGCCGAGCCGTTGATGTGATCCCAGGCAACCACCTTGACCGGGAAGTTCTTGCTGTAGCGCATGTAGATCGGAATGGGAGCCAAGAGATGGGTCAGGTTGAAGCGTCCGGCCATAAAGGCCTCGGCCATCGGCGCCCAGCCGCGGATCAGCACCGGCCGTTCGGAGTCGATACCCAGCTCCTTGTAGAAGCCAAGCTCATGAGCAAGGATGATCGGCGTGGCGTCGGTAATCGGCAGGTAACAGCTCGTGACCTTCTTGCCGCCCTTCACCGCAGCGGAACCACCTTCGGATTTAGGGCTGCACGCTGCCAGCAATGAACTGCCGCCAAGAACCGCGCCGAGACCGATGGCCGACTGCTTGATAAAATCCCTGCGTGAAAAGCCATTGTTTCCTTGACTCATGAGAGCCTCCTTTTGCTTGTTGAATGGATAATTTGAAACGACTCTTTTCCGAACTCAGCGTATAGTCAGGTAGCGCGCGCATGCTGCCGCACATCCCCCCCTGCTGAAAAGCAGAAAACAAAATGATAACAATTGTTAATATCGACCACTAAAAAAAGACTTCCGATTGCTGGAAGTGAACGAAAACCTGATATGCTGCTTGCAATAAGCGCGTTCGTGATGTCAGTGAACGCTGAAGTCAGTACTCGAAGGGAAGAGAATGGCTTACTACTGTATCGGCACTTAATTACATTTCTATATCGACATCTCATTATGATATTAACAATTGTTTACAATATTCCAAAACTGAGACCATCCTGTCAGAAAATTTTTTCTCTTTCTGTCAGGGATTCGAGGCGGTCAACAAGGCTCCTGATTTTTGCGACCAGCTCCGGACAGGCCTCATACGGCATCGCCCCGGAAAGATCCGCGCTGACCGCCTCCATGTCGAACGGCATCCGCTCGATGACCCGCTCCGCGCCGAGCTTTCCGGCGACAGCGAGAGCCTGCTCCTCGCCGTGAAGCTTGTTGAGCACCAGGCGCGTCTCCGGAATGCCGGTGTGTTCAGCAAGTTCGATCAGCTTCCGCGCTGTGCTGATCGAGCGTTCGCCCGGCTCGACGACCACCAGCAACAGATCGACCGACTGCGCGGTACCGCGCGTCATGTGCTCAAAACCCGCCTCCATGTCGAGCACGACCCATTCGTCGCGCTCGACCATGAGGTGCCGCAAAAACGACCGGAGCAGCGCGTTTTCGGAACAGTAACAGCCCGACAGCGCCTCCTTCAGGGCACCCATGACGATGGTCGGCACACCGTTCACATCGACCGAATAGCGGGAAACGAAATCATCAACCTTTGGATTCAGAACGAAATAGCCGCCAGACTCCCCCGGCTTCGCTCCGGTGCGCTCCTCGATCAGCGCCTTGCGTTCCACCAGCGGCACGATAGCTCCCATCCGTTCGCTATCGTAACCGAGCGCATCAGCCAGCCCTGCATTGGGGTCGGCATCAATCGCGAGAACCTTTCGCCCCCTTGATGCAAGCTCCCTCACAATCATTGAACTGATCGTCGTTTTTCCGACGCCGCCTTTACCACTAATTGCTATTTTCACTTGCACCTCCATTGAATTTCGCTTCCCCATTATTAACAATTGTTACCATAAAAAACAAGAAGACGGTTCTTTTATTCCGGAATCCGGCAGGTCGGCGCAATACCGATTAATGAGCTTTTTGCCGGGATTATTGCATGCTTTTTCGCCAGAATCTGATACTTTTAAAGCCATTATGCGGTTTTTCGATAACAAATTTGAGCGAACATTCTTTGCCGAAAAAAGCTCGACATGATCGCCAACTGGTTCCCTGTTCTGACGCTGGCATGAGCGCGACCGAAACAAAAACGACCTGCCGTTACATCATCACCGGCGGGCCGGGCAGTGGCAAAAGCACGCTTATCGCCAGGCTCGAACAGCACGGCCACCGCTGCTATGCAGAAGTGTCACGCGAGCTGATCCGCCGCGAAGCCCAGCGTCCGAACGGCGTAATGCCTTGGAACGACCTCGAAGCCTTCGCCAGCCTCGCCTTCGAAGAAATGCTCCGCCAGCACAACCACGCCGCAGCAACTGGCGAGCTCTGCTTTTTCGACCGAGGCCTTCCCGACATCTTCGGCTACCTCCACGAGAGCGGCCTCGACATCCCCGAAGCATGGCTCGACACCCACAACCGGTGCCGATACGAGCGCACGGTCTTTATCCTCCCCCCGTGGACTGAAATCTATATCAACGACACCGAACGCCCCCAAAGCCTCGCAGAAGCCGAAGCGCTCCACCACGCCATCCGCGCGGTGTACGAATCGCTGGGATACAAACTCATTGAAGTACCGAAAGTGCCGGTCGATGAACGGTGCGAGTTTGTGCTGGAGAATTTGAAAGGAGAAAAACGAGGATTTTCGGCTTTATGCCAACACGAAACGACGTAAAGGGCTCTTACAGCAACACCTCAATAGAGCGACTGTAACGAGCAGCGATAAAATGAAGTGAAGCTCTGAATCACGCAACGATCAATTCTTTTGCTGGCAAAATATGCCTCAGAATATTGATACGATGCACTGCCGCAGCCTGATAAAATCGATACACAGGAAAACCTGGAGTAACTCTTGAGTCTTTAGTTCTTTTAAGGTTATCTCTGTTGTTATGCCAAACGTTTTCATCATAATCAGGAATTGTTTCTTGCCCTGTTCCAAAGAGCAGTCCATTCCGCGCAGCCTTTTTCCAGGCATCAACTCTACCCTCTTTAGGAGCTTGTAGATTGATAATTTCTTTTACCGTTGACTCTATCTTTGAAAAATCTATAAATGCTGCCTTATCGGCAAAATCAGGATGTTCTTTAGCTACTCTCTGAAATATTTCATGGATTTTTACACAGAATTCGACATAGGTTTCCGGATTATTTCTAACTGGACAATGTGCCCCATCAGTATTATTTTCATAAACAAAATTCCAGACAAGAAAAGGCCTGTCAGGATAGGTCATTACAGCTCCATGTCCTAAAGCACCGGTTACCTCCTCTGCAAGCCATGACTTGATATTATGAAATAACCCACCCTCTTTCGGGTAATCATTCACAAATTTTTTCGCTTTATCAGTGATATATTTCTCGATATCAGGACTTAATGATACATGAAAAGCAATACTATTGTTCACAATTTTGTTATGCCTCGAACTCACTCCGGAAAAACCATAATGCGCAAAGGTATCTGCATAGACATGGGCTATTATACCAAGTAACGGCAAAGCAAACGGCTGGTTCAGCAACGCTACATTGTATTTGATCATTTCTTGTGCTATTTCACTATCTTTTTTGCAAACCAGTCGCTGCGTATAACTATCGCCCTCATTACCCGGTAGGAAATGAAAAGGGACCCATATTTGCCGCTGATCTTCCCGGCTAAGATTCTTCAAATGCATCGTATGATGCGCAGTAGCCTCAGCATCCAATCGGGCGCCGTCCCTGAAAAATACACTCTCTTTTTCAGCATTATCATCAACAAATTGAGCAGCTGTCGCAATCGTTTCGCAAACCTCTTTTTTCAACCCGGCAGCCCGAGCCATGGCGTAGGTACCATAATAGTGCATATCGAGTTGCATATTTCCCTCACTTTACCTTAAAGGTTAACGCGATACACCTCAAAACAACGGATTGAGCAGATTCACCAGATCGAGTTTTTTCCGGTTATGAGCAATAATATCGGCCAGCAAATCAGCGCGAGACTGTTTTTTCGATGCAAACTGCAAAAGCGTTTCCATAAGAAAACGGCTGTTCAGCATGGTTTGCAGAAAATAGCCGACGCTGAACTCGTCGAACTCGAATGCTTTTCTCCACAACTTTTCATAAAACGCTCCGGCCTGTGCGCGATCATTCTCCGCAAGCGCTTTGACGATAGCATCAGCTGCGAATTGACCACTTTTTATGGCATAAAAAATCCCCTCTCCGCTCAGCGGATCAACAAAACTGCCGGCATCGCCAGCAAGCAAAACATTGCGTTGACTCCGCATTCCCCGAAATGAACCGAACGGCAGAGGCCACGCTTTCAGCGTACCCGGCTCCATCGCCGCATCTTTCAGCTTGCTGGAGACAACCGGGTTTTCAGCGACAAAACGCTTGAACATGTTTTTGAGACCGCGCGGCTCCTTGAAACGCGTCATGATGCCCACGCCGATGTTGGCTCGCTTTTCACCGGCGGGAAATACCCAGCCGTAGCCCGGCAGAATGAGATTGTCGTAATGAAGTTCGATGGAATCGCTCAGGCCGTTAACGTTTGAAAAATAGGCCCGCATGGCAAATCCCTGCTGCTCTTTCTGTCGGTTCAGGAGCCCAAGCTGAGCGGCTATCGGCGAATAGACGCCGTCAGCCGCAACAATGCACTTCCCGTAAAATTCACCTCCAGAAGTACTTAGCCCCCTGGCCGAATCACCGTTTATGATGAGCTCGCGCGACTCGGTATTGTCGAAAAAGGAAATCGATTCGTGGGCTTTTACACAGGTAACGAAACAGTCGTCGAGCAACGATCGGGGGATAACGTAACTTTCGCTCGACCGGTCGCCGGTTTGCGACAACCGTCCCTGCACAACCGCGCCATCGGGAGAAAAGAGGGTGATGCCTTTGAACACCGTCAGCGGCCCTACTCGCTGGCGAACGACCTCCACGACACCAAGCTCTTCAAGAAGCCTGACCGATGCTGGGGTGACGCCGTCGCCGCACGTTTTATCTCTCGGGAACTGCGCCTTGTCGATCAAGGCAACGCGCAACCCTTTCCGCGCAAGCGACAAAGCTGCCGTGCACCCTGCAGGACCAGCCCCGGAAATCACCACATCAAACGGTTTCATGCGTCACTGGAATTCAGGATTGAAGCCGCCGGTTATTGCTGAGCATAGACCCCAGCTTGAAAGAACGGATTCAGCAGCTTGTACAACTCGCACCATCTGCGATTGTGCGCGATTATGTCAGCCATGAGGTTGGCCAGATATCGCTTATCTGAAACGTAACGCAATAACCATTCAAGAAAAAAACGCGCGGCAAGAAACTGCTGAAATAAGCAACTCCATGATGAACAGAGAAGAAAAGACGAGGAGGGTTACGCAACGTCAAAACGCCAGAAAAGCTCTGCTGCCGGAATGTCAGTTTGATGTAATGGCTCGGCTACTCCTGCGGCATCGGACTAACTCCAGACTTCAGGCAGGTTGCCATCGGCAGTCTCGATCAGCAAAGCTTTTGCTGAATTGTCGATTCGCCCGGCCGGTACGTACGCCAGAACATGTTGCGCAAACGCAGGCAAACCCATCAGCATTGCTGAAATCCTGATGGGAGGCCCAGACGGCATATGAAGCTTGAACCACCGCATCGAGGGCGCGTACTCAACACGTCGAACCTGCACCCAGCGGATGTAACCGCGTTGTCCAGTCAACCTGCCATAGTCGAGCCCATCGGCGCTGAGGCGATGACGGGCAAAAAAGTAGTCGGCGACCATAGCGAGCGACATCCCTGCGAAGAAAAGGAAAATGAGGGTCGTCCAGATAGTGGTTGTGCTGTTCTTGCCGATGGTGTTCGACACCACAGCGATACCGGCAAAAAAAGCGAATCCGATGAGCCCTATGACCAGAATACCCGTTGGATGCCTTAAGGTATTGACTTCCGTTACAGACCGTCGACTCATCCTGCTCTTCGAGAGCCATCCCATGATGATGGTCAGCGCAACGCCCGGAAGTGTCCATTGAAGTATCGGGATCCACCAATCTTTCTGCATCACGATGCTATGGTCTAAGGAGTGGCCGACGGCCAAAAAATTTCTGCAATATTCTGGATTTCCTTTCCCGAAAAGGACAAATCAAATGTCCATATTGTCGGCGTGGTGACGCGATTCAACAGCCATCACCATCCCCCTACCAGCTGCCGGAGGCACCGCCACCGCCTGACGATCCCCCACCGCCAGAAAAACTCGATCCACCGGACGACCACGACGAACCGGAACCTCCAGAGCGAATCACCATGCCACCGATTGAAGCCTGCCCCTTCGTGCGAAGATCTTTCTGAGCTTTCTGATACCAGTCGGTGTTCCGGATGAACAGCTTTGCTGCCGGAAAGCCGACCAGATAGGTGATCAAACAATACAATGCGCCATCCGGGCCCAGCACAACCATGGGAAAAACCGCCCAGAAGGGTATCAGAAAAAAGTATAAGAACCACCCGAAACCAGGCGTGAGGATGCCAATCGCCGTAAACAGCCCGATGATGCCGAAAACAAACGCGC
This portion of the Chlorobaculum parvum NCIB 8327 genome encodes:
- a CDS encoding ABC transporter substrate-binding protein, with the translated sequence MSQGNNGFSRRDFIKQSAIGLGAVLGGSSLLAACSPKSEGGSAAVKGGKKVTSCYLPITDATPIILAHELGFYKELGIDSERPVLIRGWAPMAEAFMAGRFNLTHLLAPIPIYMRYSKNFPVKVVAWDHINGSAITVGKESGIKSYADLGGKQIAIPYWYSMHNIILQMIAREYGIEPVIQSKTAPLSSKQVNLFVMAPPDMPTAIASNAIDGYIVAEPFNAAGEVLAGGRIVRFTGDVWKNHPCCVAVMNEKDIADQEWSHKVIQALVKAELWALNNPEQAAHILSKDGSKYLPLPEKIVKRAMMKYDLETYGPSGTGAIKHPEWNARRLSYEPYQFESATRHMVEMMKQTRMDGDTSFLQKLDPGRVHSELMYTAGVEAAASALGGLTQFAAIDPKQPTVREEIISI
- a CDS encoding ATP-binding protein, yielding MKIAISGKGGVGKTTISSMIVRELASRGRKVLAIDADPNAGLADALGYDSERMGAIVPLVERKALIEERTGAKPGESGGYFVLNPKVDDFVSRYSVDVNGVPTIVMGALKEALSGCYCSENALLRSFLRHLMVERDEWVVLDMEAGFEHMTRGTAQSVDLLLVVVEPGERSISTARKLIELAEHTGIPETRLVLNKLHGEEQALAVAGKLGAERVIERMPFDMEAVSADLSGAMPYEACPELVAKIRSLVDRLESLTEREKIF
- a CDS encoding AAA family ATPase, whose product is MSATETKTTCRYIITGGPGSGKSTLIARLEQHGHRCYAEVSRELIRREAQRPNGVMPWNDLEAFASLAFEEMLRQHNHAAATGELCFFDRGLPDIFGYLHESGLDIPEAWLDTHNRCRYERTVFILPPWTEIYINDTERPQSLAEAEALHHAIRAVYESLGYKLIEVPKVPVDERCEFVLENLKGEKRGFSALCQHETT
- a CDS encoding DUF6765 family protein; the protein is MQLDMHYYGTYAMARAAGLKKEVCETIATAAQFVDDNAEKESVFFRDGARLDAEATAHHTMHLKNLSREDQRQIWVPFHFLPGNEGDSYTQRLVCKKDSEIAQEMIKYNVALLNQPFALPLLGIIAHVYADTFAHYGFSGVSSRHNKIVNNSIAFHVSLSPDIEKYITDKAKKFVNDYPKEGGLFHNIKSWLAEEVTGALGHGAVMTYPDRPFLVWNFVYENNTDGAHCPVRNNPETYVEFCVKIHEIFQRVAKEHPDFADKAAFIDFSKIESTVKEIINLQAPKEGRVDAWKKAARNGLLFGTGQETIPDYDENVWHNNRDNLKRTKDSRVTPGFPVYRFYQAAAVHRINILRHILPAKELIVA
- a CDS encoding geranylgeranyl reductase family protein, which codes for MKPFDVVISGAGPAGCTAALSLARKGLRVALIDKAQFPRDKTCGDGVTPASVRLLEELGVVEVVRQRVGPLTVFKGITLFSPDGAVVQGRLSQTGDRSSESYVIPRSLLDDCFVTCVKAHESISFFDNTESRELIINGDSARGLSTSGGEFYGKCIVAADGVYSPIAAQLGLLNRQKEQQGFAMRAYFSNVNGLSDSIELHYDNLILPGYGWVFPAGEKRANIGVGIMTRFKEPRGLKNMFKRFVAENPVVSSKLKDAAMEPGTLKAWPLPFGSFRGMRSQRNVLLAGDAGSFVDPLSGEGIFYAIKSGQFAADAIVKALAENDRAQAGAFYEKLWRKAFEFDEFSVGYFLQTMLNSRFLMETLLQFASKKQSRADLLADIIAHNRKKLDLVNLLNPLF